The region ACCAGAGATTTTTAAGGGATGAAGCAAAGGTGACTGTAAATGGAATCCTGCTTGTCTGTCCATTTTCCCTGGAAACTGCTGGTCCTAAGTCACCAAGCTGTGATTTTCAGTGACATGGCAGCTCCAACACTGGGGTGTTGTTTGTGTTGAGAACCCAAAATGCAATGCTTCATTTCAAAGCAGTAACAGACTCTTTCATTCATAAGCCTTTAATCGATGAATGGTTTATGTTTGATGAAGTATCTCTTGATCGGAGGCATTGGCCTCCTGCTTTGGCCGCCCCTCGTCCCTCTGGGACGGAACAGGGGTGTAAAGGGCACAGTCTGCTTCCCCAGGAAGACAGGGATTAGGGACGGAGGCTGGAGTTCTTTTTACCTCCATGAGCGGTTTCCAAAGTGGCTTCCTTGAGATGGACCTCGAGGCTGAGTTTCTCCAGATGAACTGAGTGTTTCCTTTAAAAGTCATCTGAAGACTGCTCTTAGAGCCGGGTGACGTGCATGCAGTTTGACAGCTGGAAGAGTAGGCGTGGCTCCCTCGTGCATCCAGAAATGAGAACGGGGACCACGAAACTTGAGTCATTCTGAAACCCCTTGTCTTGGACGGCTGGGCTGTCTGATCCGGAGCTCTTCCTTGTTTGTTAAAAGTTCCCCTCTGAGAGCCCGTGCACCCCACATGGCACCAGCGTGGCGGCAGTGGCCTCCGCTGACCCAGCGTTTGCTCACGCGATGGCCGCTTTGCCGCACGGAACTGGCAGAGGCTTCTGTCCGCGTGCTTCTCTGATGGCGCTCTCTCTCTCTAGGATCGGGGTTGGCTGGGAAAGAGAACATGTGTTTACACTGTAATTTGTGTTGTATGGTCAACCACATCATGGGGTCCCTTCAATTTTCTCAATGGTCTTTTAGGAAGAGCCAATGAAGTGGAGGTGAAAAATGAAATGGTGGAGCATGAGGGGAAAAGAGAAATCTTGCAGAACTCTGAGCAAAGACAGCACAAAGAGGACCCGGGAGAGAACTGTGTGGACACAGAGGTGTTACATCCTGGTGACAATGCCGAGGACCAGAAAACCTCTGAAGACAGTGCCCCCGCCCCAGGAACTTTAGTCAGATCCGAGAATGAGGAACAGGTTCAAAGCCAAATTCTAGAaaattctgtttccttccctGCAGACACCCAGCAGGTTGAGTCAAGTGAGGTCATAAACAGTGAACTAGTTGGTGAAATCCCAGATCCTGGGATTGGGCGGGGCAGTGGTAATGCTTTGGATATCGAAAATCAAAGGGAAGAATGTgctgaagaacaggaaaaaggaaaacaggaagattTGAAGACCAACTTGGGAGAGATGAGCACAAAACCATGTCAGGAGTCTGCTCCTCCGCAGATCTCTGAGGCTGAACGGGAGAGCAGTGCAGACCCTAGCAAGCAGAGTGGGAGCCCCACAAAGGCTGAGCCAGAGGCAGGGCTCACGGGGCTGGGGGAGCAGGGGGGCAGCACAGCCTCAGGTCCTCTAAGTGGTAGTGAGGACCCAGGGAGTCACCATGAAACATGCCTGGTAGATGCCCTGGAGGGGCCAGACCCCAGCGCAGGGCAGGATGTAGAGGAGGAACTCGCTAGCCAGGAGGTAGCTGAGCCCAGGGAGGCCCCAGCTCAGAGCACAGAGGCAGGTGGGGAGAACGAGGGGGAGGAGGATGAAGGAAGGAACTCAAGGGAGGTGAAGCCAACTGAGCTAGGGGGCCAAACCAGCCCTCGTTCTCCCGAAGCCGAAAGCAGTCCTCAGGAGGTGACGGACCCAAGGGTGGAAGATGCTGAAAGTGAACCCCTGGATGCGAAAGACCCCAATGAGGAGAATGACCAACAGGGAGAGGCATTGGATTTGTCGCAAAAGAAGACgaagagcaagaaaaagaaaaacaagaagaaaaaatcaCTGGCACCCGCAGAGATCAAAGATGTTCAGAGAGAGTTAACATTTCAGAACCCAgatttaagtgaagtgaaagaagaGCAGGGAAAAGTCACTAATGAAAAACCGGTTGTAGATGCCCAAAACGAGGTTAGTAAAACCCCAAAACAGAACAGTGTAGCAGAGGGCAGTGAAAATAGTGATGGTCCAGAAAATCCTGAAATTGAATTGGATGGAAAACTTAACCAAGACGATGCTGCTGTAAACACTAAGGCTGATGGAGACACATTGGATTTTGAAGATAATTTGATTCAGTCGTCAGGCACCAGTAATAAAGAATTAGACGAAGGTGCTGTAAAAGATGAGGCTGAGGAAGATGGCAGGGCTCCCAGTGGTCCTCCAGGTCCAGAAAATATAGAGGTGCCCAGCTGTGCCCTGCTCGAAGATGGAAGTCCTGCAAAGGACACTAACCATGCCTCCCAAACAGAAGGCACAGAAGGGCATGTGATGTCAGAAAGTCTAGATCAGACAGGCAGAGAGTTTTCAGACAGTGCGCATCTAGAAAACGATGGCCTGGCAGCAACAGATGAGGCGGGGGACTTTAattcagaaagcaaggaagagaaGACAGGTGGGACCGGGAAGGGCAGAAGCAAAGAGGACTGCACCATGTCGTAggttggggcagggtcctggggaGCGCCCAGGGCTGCACAGCAAGTCCGCTGGGAGAGACTCAGAGAATGTTCTAGATCAGTACAGATGCCCCGAAGGACAGTCGACCACCAGGTTATGTACTCCTTCAAGCTACATAGACTGTTACCTGTAGATTTCTGTTTCATCATTAAAGTTATCACCCTGATGGGAAGGACTCTTCTGTTATCAGAGTAAGTTCTCATGGGGAGCATTCCAAAAGTATCAGGCAGCGATGTATACTGTTTTGTTTCTGCTTAAAATCAAAATCCAAACATTTAGCTTTTGCCTTAAGCTGATTTGAATGTGCATATTCTTGACCAAATGTATCAGCATCTAACTGAAAGGACCAAATAGTATCCTGAGATTTCCACATTATAATTTAAGTGGTCTCATTTAAACATATGTGCGTTCATGTTTGATTTtcatatgtataatataacctgtatggtattttatttaaaaagacataaacagCAAAGCAGTGTATAGGTCACTGAGTCATGAGATTTGCACCTTAGGACAATAATTTATCACATGAGGGATAGCAAATAGCTTACTTGCCTTTACCTCGTAAAAGTATCTTATCTCAGACCAATACTTTTCCATCTCATTCTTGAGGATACCTGAATTTATTTTGTAGGAGATTTTGACTTTGTGCCAATTATGTACCAAAGTTATTTTATGCAAAGACTTTTTTTGTTCTGAAAGAGATATATGTTGTAATTGCATTTCCTACTGCAGGATTTGGGCAGGGAGAatcatttctgaaatttatttttttaaccttaaaattaGTTCTCTTTGTATTTGTCTAATCATTATTCAGTAGAGCAACACAAAAGGACCCTTGTGCAAACTGCTGAGTAGAGTCTAACAGGATATTTTTAATAGTTGAATCACTTTTGGTTATTTtggtataaatattttcatttgttggTTTTCAGTATATTCTTAGTGAAAATTTGTTGTTTCGATCCtcctaaacaaaatatatattttctatatgaagaaacattttaaaataattgtaaagttaaataaaaatcattGTAAAATATTACCAGGGGATGTACAGTATGAATGCTGTTGACACTTTATGAGATCACATGACTTCATATTATTGTTACAAGGTGTAATTGAGTGCAAAAAAGACCCAAAGCCTCAACAAAACTTGAGGCAAACGGAAGTGTTACTATGTCGTTGAAATAAAGACGTTTTATAATTTTACACACCTGTGATTTCACTCTCGTGCGACTTGAATTCTGGTTGTGGCTGCATAATGCTGTCTTTAATCTACTTTTGTCTGCTTCTGGGCTGCTGATCCCCAGTCGGGGTTCCAGAGAGAGCTCCTGCTTCATGGCCTTTGCCGACGGTGAACAGCTCCGCTCCCGGCACCCACCCTGGGGCCAGTGTGGGGCCGCCCTTGAGCGAGGCCTTTTCCTCAGGGACTCTCCTGTGACCTGTGGCTCTGACGAAGGGCTCAGTTGAGAAGCGGCTCCATCCCGTGCTTTCGCATGCTTCCAGGTGCCGACATTTGGACTGTTTCAAAGAGGATGATGGGAACTTCAAATAAACACTGTTTCTGCATCCCGTCCTAAAGCAGGGGACAATGGGACTGACCAGTTCTATCCACTTACGCCACGTGCATAGGAAACCAGGAGGCCTGCTAGACCATCAGGTCCAAGGGCCTCCACAGACTTGCAAGTCGGTGTCTCTAACTTTAGCAAAGCTCTGCTCGGACTGGAATACACTCTGAAGCAGCCCTCCTTCCTACCTTTCAAGGCCTCTGGGGAAGTGATTCAAGAGCCGAACTCCATGATGAGCTCATAAAAACCTTTTAAagtctttcctctgtttctcatGTTATTCAACAGCACATTTAAGGGCCTTGCAATACACTTCCCATCCCTCAGCAGTCTCAGCTGTTCACTCCTGCATTTAATCAATGAACATGTAGGTCACCTCCTATATAGAAGGCGCTGGGAGCAAGCACATAGGACCAGCCTCTAGGGGGAGCAGGAGCTGAGAATTGCAAAGGGGAGCAAAAGAGAAGACAAGGATTCTAAAGGGTCAAACGATTCTTGATCATCTAAGAGCCTTCATTATGAACATCAGTGACTCTGCTCCGAGGACGAGATGATATTACTTCACCCAGTAATTAATGTGCAGGTGAAGGCCCCTGAATTACCAAGAAATGGTTGCCTCTGGTGTATTTGGTGTTGGAAGGTGTGGGAGTCAtgaattggccaaaaagttcacttgaGTTTTTCtataccatcttatggaaaaacccgaatgaactttttgcccAACCTAATATATAAGGCAGTTTGGGAAAGATCGCAATGTCAAATGAATCAGActcaaaaaagaatcaaaaggttACCTGCCAAACACATCCCCAGAGTAACCTGGACTGCTGAGGTTTCACTATAATAAGGACAGAGAAAAACATGGATCACTGATTCTTTAAATCAAAAAGCGGGGATATTTTTCAGCCTCAAACCAGAACATAGTGGCTATGTGTAAAATGTTAATCTTCCTTTCAAAGTATAAATAAGTATAattatgagtttattttaaaagatagagaAAGGTACTGAGAATTTTGAATTATAGGCTATTTTATCACATACACAGGTTGGGAAGcagtaaaatttttgaaaagaatgttTAAGAATTACTTTCTGTAACATTGAGTATTTCTAGTTAAAGGAAAACCTAATGACCTGAGCATTTAAATTTCCACTGTCACTGTGAGCCTGGAATGCTGCTTCTGGGAGTTTAGACAGTTTAGGGTTCCTGTTTTCTGTTAATAGATCCCTTTCCTAGGCGTCCCCTTTGTGCAACATGCCAGCATGACCATCGAAACGAGGACACAGCAGTAAGACTCATTCCAAGTGTTGGAtccaaaaggaaaggaaggggtgTTTGTGAGTGTGCTACATTCGGAATATGTACTTATTCCGTGTGATGGTCTTACATAGGGAAAACTATCAGGAGAAAAACCCCTTTCACCCTTTCTGCCCCTCTTACTTCAAAGACGTGCGTATTTTTCAAGACATGAAAGGCTTCAGCTgttcaactgaactgaaacagcgGCTGGTGCGAGGAATCTGTACAGACCTCTTTGGCCCCATaagcaggagaaaaaaagaatcgcCTTCAGCAGCCTGTCCTGTCCCAGTTCTCCCTGTTTTAGGAAGGAGGGGTGATCCTAGCGTGGGAGGCTAGGCCTGGGCAAGATGGAAACTGACCACATGGATTAAGATCAAACTAAGTCAGTGcaagaaggaagcagagaggacCACACACAGTGGACTTCTCGAGACCTGTCTTATGATCATTATCTTCGCAAATATGGGGGGAGATCACTTTTCTCTGCAGGGGGGCGAGGAGGCTTAAGGATGGGAGAAATTAACCTAAGGATGAAAATTATTCTTCTGAGTGTGTATCATTATAAGTAAGCTATTTACCTTTTCTGTGCCTCACTGTACTGTCTGAAATTGGGGTTAGAACCTGCCTTTTAGAGTGGCGATGAGGATTAGATCCAAGTAAAGCAGTAAAGAGAGGCGTGGTTGTTGCTGGTGGTCGACCGTGCTGCAGCCGGGACAGACGGAGTCACAGCACTCGGGgcccccagggcagggctgggggcctggtgcTTGCTTGCTGCCGCCCGGACTGCATGCATGGTCTGCCACTTTGTTCCCTGTTTCACAGGCCTCTAAAGTTCACACCAGAGAGTGTGTTGGGATTTAATATATCGGGTGAGTGGGCCAAAAATCTCGTTTGCATTTTTCCATTCAATCTTATGGAAAACCCCaagcgaactttttggccaacccaatataaaaaccagatttttttaaaaggtaaactgTTGACACTGTTactaaaataactttaatttccaATTGCTTTTAACTTCCTAATATAAAGGAAAACTCAGTCTGAGACTTTGTGACTTAGTTTTCTTAAATGCTCATCCTTTGGGTGTCACAGACCAGTGATGAGTAGGATTGTTTAGTGAGCATAGGTTTGCGACACTCTTGCTGAGTATCACAGTGATTACCAGTCAGGCCTCACTATTCACTTGACAAGTTAGACTTGTTGATTTTTAAAGCTGTAAAAAAGtggtactcatttttttttttttattgaagtgtagttgagttacaatactatgttagttccacatgtataacatatatgaaaacatagttcagtatttttataggttACACTTTATTTCCTGACCTATACAGTATATCCTTTAGCCTTTTTATACCTGGTATTTCGTACCTGTTCATCTTCTCCATCTtgctcctttcccttccctttccccagtGATAAccacctgtgagtctgtttccctcttgttaaattcatttgttttattcttcagATCCCATGTATGTGATAACACAcagtttgtctttctttgactacagtgctcattttctttatatcaggcaattttgcttctttctcttctccagtttcCTTAAACTATCTAGTTTTAATCTTCTCCAATTCTGCTTTAAAATTTCtcacatttctctttatttttcatgtttccacTGTAAGACTAAAGGTCACATTACCCTTGTTTTTTTTATTGCTAGCaatattattacatttttaacagtttttactTGCTATTTGAAAACttctaatagaaaaaataataataaaattgtaaatGGACCCATGAACCTCAAATCCCTTTCTGTTATATTCAGTGTTTCTTACGCCTGTGTTATTGTATATAGGAGTATATACAGGATGAAGTGAAAAGTGATATTGCATACGAGAgccaggtttttaatttttttaaatttttgtttcagtGTTGGGTGCATTTATGGAAAGGACAAAAGATCTGTCAGAAGCAATTTGTATGTCAATTAAAACAGAACTCAGAAGGATGATAAATGTATCTTACACGCAacattttctgctttcatttatttggttGTTATGCCTTTCAAAATAGCAACTTAGGATGTTGGGAAGAGAATTGAGAAAGCATATAATTTGGATTAGAATGAGGATAGAtgacttttcaaaaatgaaaacaaaggtgTGTTTTTATGAATTATTTCCGTTTCACACATCTAATCCAATCTGGGCAGTGTGAGTGCACTGCCCCTCGGGAAGAGGAGCCTCAGGCCAGGAGGCGGTCTGACTCAGACAGCCGGGTTTAGGCAAACAGTGAGCGCAGTGGTCGGGGGGCCTCAGGAAAGCTGTTGGGCTGGGGTCCTCATCGGTAGAGGGGCAGTGAGGCGGCAGTGCCTCCCCTGGGGCTTCGTGGGCGGCGGTGCGAGTCGCCGGGGCGCACCACGTCACACACTGGCATCCATCATCAGCTCGTCCTGATTTTGCCTGGAAAAACTGGTGTAGGGTGCTGCCCCTGAAACCCGCCCCAGTCTTCGTTGCCCCCTCTGTACTCTGGAGACTGTATTCCTCGATGCCCCTTCACAGAGACATTGGGGAGATTTCTGGgtgcttcagttcagctcagttgctcagtcgtgtccgacttcgcgaccccacggattgcagcacgccaggtttccctgtcctccaccgtctcctggagcttgctccaactctgGGTGCTTACGTACATGCAGACTTCTGTGTCTGGGGGGAGGAATGGCGGAAACCTGAGCTGTGACTTCGTCCACCCGCAAAAGAAGAGCAGCGCCTTACAAGTGGGTTAGCCGGTGTGTTATCAGCACACTTAGGGGCCATAAACAACTCTGATGTGGGTGCGTCTTTGAGAGAAATGAAGAAGATACACACGTCTGGGGTAGAAACTCGGAAAGTCAAGGCTGATGAAAATACTGGTTATATCTGGTCATGATTCTCGGTGTGTTTGTAATACCTTGCTAATGATGTTAAACCGTGAAGCCTGTGAGATCTTGTGTTGCAGTGTGGTTTGGCCTTAGAGCTCTTGCATGCTAACCCAAAGTAGAAGATTAGCCTGCTTGCATGCAGCCGGATACTGCCCTACGAGACAAGCATGTGTGGGAGGTTGACGCGGCTCAGCCCTCCCTTGGCTGAATTCCTCCCCATCCTGTCTGTGGCCTCATTCACTGTGGTACGTGCGTAATACCCTCATCATCAGTTTCACTAACCCCAGTGCTCATTCTGCGGTTTAGCCACCTGCTGAAAGGGGCATTCACTGAGTCTCCTAAACCTGttatctttctgatttctttagaTATTAGGTTGAAAAAGCTTGTTGACGAACGGGAATGCTTATTGGAACAggtaacaatctttttttttaattactttttgagTTCTGGAATGGGGCACCTAAAACCGGGATCCTTCCCACTCTAGCTTCTTGCTTCATCAGGAAACCCCTGATACATCATGCCTGAAAATAATTATCAAGCCAGCCAGTATTCTTAATGTTTTTATCCAAGTAAGACATCAGAAGTCATACTAGACTTATGGGACATGTGTCCCAAAGATTCAAGGCCATGTTCTGAATTTGGCACACTTTACATGAATTCCTGATTAAATAAGAGATTTGGGTAGAAGACCTTGAATAAACATTGAGAGGCAAGGGTGTTTCTGAAACATTCCAACACCCTTCCTCTTCTACCTGCTCATAAAGGTCAgttctgaggcttccctggtggtccagtggttaagaatccaccttccaatgcagggggtgcactATCAATCCCGGGTTGGGGAATTAAGGTCCCATATTCAAAAATCTTTTCAGGTCAGTTTTGTAATCTCTCAGTGATCAGCACCCCTCTCCGGCAGGTATTTCCTGCTTATAGCTGATCCAAGTTATTTTCACTGCTGTTTACCTACCTTGATCTCTTCTGCCTCAAGAAATCCTACACAGTAGTATGCCTTGGTCTTTTTCATAGTGggatagtgaaagtcactcagtcatgtccaactctttgtggccccatggactatacagtccatgagattctccaggccagaatactggagtgggtagcctttcccttctccaggggaatctttccaacccagggatcaaaaccaggtctcccacattccaggcagattctttgacagctgagctaccagggaagccctttttcatATGCAAGGTAGTATTATTAAGAAATTATTCCACAATCACTTTCTAAGGAAAATCGACTCTTCTCATTTTTCCCTCGTAAGCCTAATCAACGGTATCTGCCTCACTTTTTTCAAGTTTTGAAGATTTCTCTCAAAATTGGGTAAACCACTAAATGTGGTGAGAGGACTCTCTTGAAGTGTCTGTGATCTTCTGTAAACCTGTGTCCGTGGTAATTCTGTACTTGCTTTCAAAGCAGTGTGCACCGATGGTCTGTATCAATGTTCTGTTCTGCCCCTGTCAGTGGCGGTGGGGAGGACTTCCAAAAAGTCCACAGAGATTGGAGGCTAACAGGACCAGGGCTGGGAGACTCCCCATTGCACAACAGAAAAttccacacacaacacacacacacatggctgtTAATTGCAATCCCAACTACTCTAGGTGTCTCTCAGAGGGAAGAAAGCCATGTAGAGGTCAACCCCTTGAAGGTTGCAGGCAAACCTGCAACCTGATGGGGTTCTGTTGGGGACAGTGCTTCTGTGCCTGGAAGGTTCCTGGTGGCATAGCTGTCTTTTTAGTGAATAAAGCAAACAGAATTGTATACAGATTTACGAACTTGTAGAttaatacttgggcttccctggtggctcagctgataaagaatctgcctgccaaagcaggagatgcaggttcgatccctggattgggaagatcccctggagtaggaaatggcaatctgctccagtattcttgcctgggaagtcccatggacagaggagcctggtgggctatagtccaaaatgtcgaaaagagtcggacatgactgagtgcacatgcATACATAGATAAACACTAAAACCATTTTATGGAAAAATCTTCTGAACTCAAGAGGTATTTCAACCTTAGAGATAATTTTTCACCCAGAGTTACAAAATAATGCATGCCTGATACTGTGAATATAGTCTCATTTTCATCCATTATACTATTACTCTCAAAGAAGAGTGCTCACTGGTGGAAggtttttcatttatgtattatttgggtTTGTTTCTTGACAAACAAATCAAAAGAGAGACACTCCCCATCTTCCCAGTGGGTTGTAACATTTTACTGTATTTCTCTCCTTCTTTATGTAACCCTTCACCTTAGAGAATCACGAAATGATGGCAGGACAACATCAGATTGTACTTGTGGGGCATGGGGTTTGACTTGACATGCTCCTTCCTTTCTGATAGGCTCTAGTCTcatttaaaatagagaaattaataTACTTTATTGGTGGATATTTTCAGATTAAGAAACTCAAGGGGCAGCTGGAAGAGAGACAGAAGAATATCAGATTAGACACTCTGCACCCGGAAGATGGTGTCTTACAAAATGGGACGGACGTGCACGTGATGGATCTACAGAGTAAATGTCAATCCTCATGTAGAAGGAATCCCTTAGCTGTGTGCGGTTTTTATTGTACTGGTGCAGGCGGAGAAAACTATCATGGCAAGGAGTGGCCAGTGTTCCCCCATGTCCTCCCAGAAGCCCTTGAGTacagaagcagaaagctgtttcttTGTGGGCTAGGACAAGGAAGAGCAGTGGGCAGGACAAGCATGTTTCTGTCTGAGCCTAGGAAACAGAACAGGTGCCCCAGAATGAGCACCAGGGTACCACCAGATGACTTGCTGCTAGAAACCACATTTGCTCTGCTGGATACAGTCTTCGGATCTGCTGACTGTATGGGGGAAGTCAGAAGGTATTTTTCCATGCCAGTAaactgagtaggaaatggcaatctgctccagtattcttgcctgggaaaccccatggacagaggagcctggcgggctaaagtccaaagtgttgcaaagagtcagacgtgactaagcacgcatgctTAGTTTAGATAAACACTAAAACTATTTATGGAAAAATCTCCTGAACTCAAGAGGAATTTCAACcttaaagataatttttcacCCAGAGTTACAAAATAATGCATGCCTGATACTGTGAATATAtcagtgaagagctgactctttggaaaagaccgaggtgctgggaaagattgaggccaggaggaaaaggggatgacagagggtgaggtggttagatagcatcactgactcaatagacatgagcctgagcaaactccaggagatactgaaggacagggaagaatggagggctgcagtccacgaggttgcaaagtcggacgtgacttagcggctgaacaacagcaacaacaaaactagAAAGAGGCTTAAAGGGATAAAAGCATGCCCCgtctctctgcctcctcccccttcccccaccatttctttgtcttctttgctCTAAGGTGCGCTCCCTGCGAGGTGAGAGCGCCTCCTCAGTTGTGGGGCCACAACAGGCAAGATTACAAGGTTAAGGGCTTGGTTCCCAGTAACtattgttttaacattttaaaagcccCAAGAGCTTAacaaattttccttctctttcaaccTTTAGGGGATGCCAACAGACAGATCAGCGACCTCAAATTTAAACTTGCAAAATCTGAGCAAGAGATAACTGCATTAGAACAAAATGTACGTGCACACTTTTAAGCAATCACGGGCAGCCCAGCCGATGATTAACTGAAATTTTATATGCTAGAAAGAACTCACCCTTCAAAGGCTGAGgacagaaagaggcagagaattTTAGAGCCAAAAAAACATCCAAAGGAGGATAAACAAGGCAGCAAGACTCTCCAAGCATTTCCCACAAGGAGAGAACATAGAGAGGGAAAGGTCATTGCTAGGATCTGGGCTGTTATAGGGCCGTCCCTATGGCTCCAACTGTAAAAAGTcagcctgcagtgtggagaccccggtttgatccctgggtcgggaagaacccctggagaaggaaatggcaacccactccagtattcttgcctggaaaatcccatggatggaggagcctggcgggctacagcccatggggtcacaaagtgggaCACTTATAATCAATGTCAAtcctttatagggcttccctggtaactcagaagtaaagaatccacctgccaatgcaggagatgtgggtttgatcccagggtcacggcaatcccctggagaaggaactggcaacccactcctgtattcttgcctgagaaatcccaaggtcagagaagcctggtgggct is a window of Muntiacus reevesi chromosome 1, mMunRee1.1, whole genome shotgun sequence DNA encoding:
- the LRRFIP1 gene encoding leucine-rich repeat flightless-interacting protein 1 isoform X11, with translation MDMGTQGSGRKRLPNRERLTAEDDALNQIAREAEARLAAKRAARAEAREIRMKELERQQKEASDEDERMSVGSRGSLRTNGYDGDLYGSQSLSRRSGRNSSYSGDSRFSTLSSSREDTLGLSCSDLRLRSRGLVPKPLSAQNGNRPSYLYSAARPAGSNRAPMERKAPCPESVFLPQASVSDESSLGGARRGSACSSQALGGQASELSSHFKSSSRASSRASSARASPVVEERPEKDFTEKGSRSLPGLSAATLASLGGTSSRRGSGDTSISIDTEASIREIKELNELKDQIQDVEGKYMQGLKEMKDSLAEVEEKYKKAMVSNAQLDNEKTNFMYQVDTLKDMLLELEEQLAESRRQYEEKSKEFEREKHAHSILQFQFAEVKEALKQREEMLEEIRQLQQKQASYIREISDLQETIEWKDKKIGALERQKEFFDSVRSERDDLREEVVVLREELKKHGIILNSEIATNGEMPDTLNSIALQTSTKMTKEELNALQATGDGTLGRANEVEVKNEMVEHEGKREILQNSEQRQHKEDPGENCVDTEVLHPGDNAEDQKTSEDSAPAPGTLVRSENEEQVQSQILENSVSFPADTQQVESSEVINSELVGEIPDPGIGRGSGNALDIENQREECAEEQEKGKQEDLKTNLGEMSTKPCQESAPPQISEAERESSADPSKQSGSPTKAEPEAGLTGLGEQGGSTASGPLSGSEDPGSHHETCLVDALEGPDPSAGQDVEEELASQEVAEPREAPAQSTEAGGENEGEEDEGRNSREVKPTELGGQTSPRSPEAESSPQEVTDPRVEDAESEPLDAKDPNEENDQQGEALDLSQKKTKSKKKKNKKKKSLAPAEIKDVQRELTFQNPDLSEVKEEQGKVTNEKPVVDAQNEVSKTPKQNSVAEGSENSDGPENPEIELDGKLNQDDAAVNTKADGDTLDFEDNLIQSSGTSNKELDEGAVKDEAEEDGRAPSGPPGPENIEVPSCALLEDGSPAKDTNHASQTEGTEGHVMSESLDQTGREFSDSAHLENDGLAATDEAGDFNSESKEEKTGGTGKGRSKEDCTMS
- the LRRFIP1 gene encoding leucine-rich repeat flightless-interacting protein 1 isoform X20, which translates into the protein MDMGTQGSGRKRLPNRERLTAEDDALNQIAREAEARLAAKRAARAEAREIRMKELERQQKEIYQVQKKYYGLDTKWGDIEQWMEDSERYSHRSRRNTSASDEDERMSVGSRGSLRLGGQASELSSHFKSSSRASSRASSARASPVVEERPEKDFTEKGSRSLPGLSAATLASLGGTSSRRGSGDTSISIDTEASIREIKELNELKDQIQDVEGKYMQGLKEMKDSLAEVEEKYKKAMVSNAQLDNEKTNFMYQVDTLKDMLLELEEQLAESRRQYEEKSKEFEREKHAHSILQFQFAEVKEALKQREEMLEEIRQLQQKQASYIREISDLQETIEWKDKKIGALERQKEFFDSVRSERDDLREEVVVLREELKKHGIILNSEIATNGEMPDTLNSIALQTSTKMTKEELNALQATGDGTLGRANEVEVKNEMVEHEGKREILQNSEQRQHKEDPGENCVDTEVLHPGDNAEDQKTSEDSAPAPGTLVRSENEEQVQSQILENSVSFPADTQQVESSEVINSELVGEIPDPGIGRGSGNALDIENQREECAEEQEKGKQEDLKTNLGEMSTKPCQESAPPQISEAERESSADPSKQSGSPTKAEPEAGLTGLGEQGGSTASGPLSGSEDPGSHHETCLVDALEGPDPSAGQDVEEELASQEVAEPREAPAQSTEAGGENEGEEDEGRNSREVKPTELGGQTSPRSPEAESSPQEVTDPRVEDAESEPLDAKDPNEENDQQGEALDLSQKKTKSKKKKNKKKKSLAPAEIKDVQRELTFQNPDLSEVKEEQGKVTNEKPVVDAQNEVSKTPKQNSVAEGSENSDGPENPEIELDGKLNQDDAAVNTKADGDTLDFEDNLIQSSGTSNKELDEGAVKDEAEEDGRAPSGPPGPENIEVPSCALLEDGSPAKDTNHASQTEGTEGHVMSESLDQTGREFSDSAHLENDGLAATDEAGDFNSESKEEKTGGTGKGRSKEDCTMS